The genomic region CACAATCTAGATGATTTATTTGAgtgatatttaaaatatttttctataGTATTTTATCAGATCATCACTATATTTATTGATATCATTGTAGTAGATATGTGCATTTTTATGGTATTTGGCAAGTCTTCTACTTATGACAAATGATAACTTTTCCAAACCTTAAAAACTAGTGTCTTCTAATATCTAGATGAAAGTTTGTCTTCTTCCCTAGGATTCCCTAAATCCTTCCAATACTTCAACAAACCTATGTATACAATCATAATTCTTTAAAATTGATTTCAAATAGACTCCCTTAGAAGGAACTCTTGAAATAAAACCTCCTTGACTATATGGAGAAATATTTAATGATAACTAAGATATGTTTTAAGATCACTTCTTGGTAGCTCCCTTCCAAGGATTATTACAACTAACTTATTGGGTTGATACATAGCTTATTCTGATCAAAatgagacaagaaaacaaagaattcTTATTTGTTCTTAGAAACATGACATATAATAGCCTAAAGGGTATTGCTAACCCTAGCAAACAtagtatttgtattttttttacAAATGGATAACCTAATCTATCAAGGAAATGCTCCCTAGCTAATCTTTGTtcacaataaaataaaattattgtccCTCTTGATTCTTAGAGTACCGTGAGCTTGAAATAACACATTTTCCTATTTCTTCAATGTTCATGCTTTAATACAATTTAACAATGATTGAAGAGCCTAGAAAGTGGTGCTCTCTCAAATTAAGTGGATTCACTAGTCTTTGCGGTACGGTGTTGGATTCCTTACCTCTTTTGTGTTATAGAATCACCATGCTTAGAACATTGATTAACATTTGTCTCTTTTTAATCATCTAGAGCTATATAActattcaaaaaaattattgaaaCTTTCAAAATCTTATAAGATTTTCCTATTCTATGTTGGAAGATTCAAACATAGCTCAAAGAAAATTTTCACTCCCCTTACTTTGACCTTTTAGCTATCTTGGGAGTCATGGCCCTTGTCTCACCCTCACTCCTCTAGATGTCAACTTTTTACAAGTGTAACTTCCTTAAAGAAGTAGCAATTGTAGAATGATGCTAACCTCACCATATTTCCCCTCAAGGTTGTTTATTGATCCCTAATTCCACCTATTATTTCATGGTTTTAGACTCAATAATATATAGAAGTGATCATTTATCAATCTCAAATGGATCAAATTCAGCTCAGTAATTTAACTTCCTTAAAGACTAGCATTTGTAGAATGATGCTAATCTCACCATATTTCCCCACAAGGTTGTTTATTGATCCCTACTTCCACCTATTATTTCATGGTTTTAGACTAAATAATATATAGAAGTGAACATTTCTCAATCTCAAATGGATCAAATTCAGCTTAGTAATTTGGAAATCTAAGGTTAAGGTCAATCTTGACTCATAACCTTCAAGCTTTGAGTTGGCAAACACCTCCAATTTCTTAACTATAGTCCCTTTCTATGTCCCTTTTGCTAAATGGATGAATCCGTCAAAACCTCCTTCAAATTGTATCTCCATGCCCAATTCATTTGATCCAACACATTTACCTCTTTTCCACCCATCTTTAACCAAAAAATGAATAGGAAAGTTGCTATATTATGAATTCCTCTctccaatattttatttttgatactTGGCAAGTGATTGTGCAATTCATTTAGAAAAGTAGGTGATTTGTTATGTTTTCTAATATAATATTCCCTCTAGAAATCAACATTATCTCACTTTACACCAACCTCTCCCTTTAGATGGCGAACCTCACTTGCATATTCTGGGAGACTCTCAAGGTGTATTATTATTGGGCGAAGATTGTAGAACATATTTAAGACTAACTGAAAGTTCTCAACTCTAATAAAAAATCTCTCTCcacaaatattaataatattactAAAGGAGTCCAAGACCCCTCAATACAACACAAGCATGCATATAATGAGAGTCAATTTACCATCTACTTATATAACAAAAATATACATAAGACAATCAacaatataaatgaatatataactgtaattgtaaaatattttaaatGATAGTTAAAATCAATGATCTCTAAATGAGTGTTTCTACATGcttgatattttttatgttttttagcgTTTAATCTCTTAAAATACCTTGTTGTGATCTCAAAGTTgagctttatttatttatttgttaaaaAATGGTAGAGCACAAACAAACAACTAGATCAAACTATTACAAGAACgacaaaaattatataaaatattgatTTGTTTGAGATGTTGAAACATTTCAGTAACTTGTATAGCAAAAATATTCTCGTAAACTATAGTAACTCCCAActaattatttattaaatctatGTCATTAAAATGACTTTACTATAaaataaaaccttaatttttccaacaattgtaatctcaaaattgaactttatttattttttaaaatgatcTCAAATGAAGAATAACATGTTGAAAGCAGATGTACTCTGAgaggaggagggggtgaatcagagtacCAGATAAAACTCACAAAATGGTAACCTGGTttacatttacaaaacaaaatGGTTGTACAAAGATACGAAGCTAGGAAAGCTTGAAATAAATAGTTATCTTGCTGAAACAATTTAAGGACAACTGATATAATAAAATTGAACAGATTGAACAAGATAGAAATAATAGAGCGTAATCTAGAAATGACCACAAATACGACACATCATTTGTGCTGAGTGGAAACCCTCAAGATCCGAATAGATCTCATCATAGGGAGAAAACCACTCCAATCCTTTTATTCATATCAACCCAATACATCCAGTTTAGCAGCCCTGCTGGAAGGAGCTTCAACCCCTCAACCTTACAAAATCAGAAAGAGGTTCATGAAGATACAGTTGCACACGTTTGCAACTATATTTTGATAAACCAATTATTACAAAACTTCTTCAGATTTTCAATATCTTCTTCGCCACAAAATTCTGAACCAATTCAACACACGTCTTCCAAACCTTCTACACATATTTATTTAATATCTATGTACAggtagaagtttttttttttggttactttTTGTAACTCTTAACCAACTTAGTTATTATGAAAAATAGTTCTGGTAACCATCTATTACACACTTCGGTTACATCTTGACCCATATTTAGATTTTCAAGTGAGCAATGTGAAAAACTAATAATTAACCAACAATGAAGTCTTTTGTCATTTGTTAACAATTGAACATTCCCTCAATGCAATCATATAATTATTTGGAATCCGCCCGAAACACTTAACTCAACTTACTTTCCAAGCTTACTCAACCACGGTGCACAGTTAAGTTGCCATGTGAAAGCTAAATAATAAACTCGGTTAAAAACATGTAACATCcacttgtcatcaaggacaaaacattaACAGATGaggtcaacaaactccccctttgtccttgatggcaaaaattATATCCACCTGTTTTTGGCAAAATGCTTGATGCAAATTATTCCAATAACCTCAACCAATGAGATGCCTTTGCCAATAAGTCAAATGCTAGTGCCAAGAAAAGACCTGTACTAATCCTAAAAAAGTTTTCTGTAGTAACCAATCGTACGAGAATACTACCTGTATCATTGaataacaacacaatgccaataccTATCATCAAAGAATCTTAATGCTACCAAATGTTTGTACCATATGCCAAAACATAATACTTGTACCAACTGATTCCAAAATGTGCTGAAGgagatcaaagaatatcaaaacATGTCAAGAGCCAAATATGCTCAATTCAATATGATGCAAATGCCAATATAAAACCCAAATATGCCAATAAGAAATATGTCTGAAAATGAGCCAATGACCAGTGTATCAAATTTCTGAAGGTGACAAAAGTACCAATGGATCTCATCAAACCAAAATGTTCTGAAGGTGCCCAGTGTATCCCAGTATGCAGGAAGACAAAATGCCAAAAATTCTAGCAAAAAGTGTCCAATGTCCAAAAATGTGTCCAGTATGCAAGAATACCTATCAGAAATATGTCCATTATGCAGAAATACCAATGTACCTTTTTGCAGAAATACCAATGTGCAGAAATACCAATGTACCTTTTCCAGTGTACCTGTTCTCcccctttttgtcatcaaggacaaagagGGCCAAAATGGGAGCATGTGTGAAAGCTCCCCCTTGCAATAAAAATTAGATAGTGAGAAAAAATTGAGAGTAAACTCCCAATCGAGCACACAACTGCTCAAATTGTTCTTTTGGTAGAGCTTTAGTAAATATATCCGCTACATGTGCTTGTGAGGATACATGAATCAGCGTGACTTCATTTGGGGAGACTTGTTCACGCAAAAATTGTAACTTAATTGCAATATGCTTGGTGCAAGAATGCATcataggatttttagatatttgaatagcactggtgttgtcacaaaatatagacataGGTTTTGAAATTTTAATAGCCAAATCTGCTAACTGATAGGACATCCATAACATCTGAGTACAACAAGTTGTGGCTGCAATAGTCTCAGATTTAGCAGTTGATAAAGTGACACACTCTTGTTTCTTACTATGCCATGCAACCAAAcgatcaccaagaaagaatgctgcACCACTAGTGTTGCGTTGGTCATCAACACAACCTCCCCAGTTAGCATCAGTATATCcctttaaagtgaaatcatcatgttTGGAATACCATAGCCCAAAATCTAGAGTACCTTGAATTTACTTGAAAATTCGTTTTACAACATTTAGATGAGATTCTCTAGGAGCAGATTGATAGCGTGAAACGAAACATATAGCTTGCATCAAATCAGGCCTAGATGCAGTAAGATATAGCAAACTGCCTATCATGGACCGATATTCACGTTGATCAACAAGAggtgattcatcaaccttgactaacTTACACCCAGTTTCCATAGGCGTGCCAACTGGATTGCATTGGTCCATCTGAAATCTTTTTAACATCTCTTTAGCATATTTAATTTGGGATATAAACAAACCATGTTCAAGCTGAGATACTTGAATGCCCAAAAAGAAAGTTAGAGGTcctaacatagacatttcaaactcagattccaTAATAACTGAAAAACTTTGTGACAATTCATCATTAGTTGacccaaatatgatatcatccacataaatTTGAATAGCCAAGAGATCATCATTTATTGTTTTAGTATACAATGTACTATctacactacctttagtaaaaccttTTGAAATCAAATGTGAATCAAGTCTAGAATACCAAGCACGaggtgcttgtttcaagccatagAGTGCCTTTTTTAGTCTATACACATGATCTGGATGTTCAGAAGATTCaaaaccttctggttgctccatgtaaacttcttcttccagatagccatttaagaatgttgttttaacatccatttgatagactgtAAATTTTTCAAATGAAGCATAAGCAAGAAACATTCTTATGGACTCCAACtgagctacaggagcaaaggtttcaccaaagTCAACTCCTTCTTGTTGAGTGTATCCTTTACACACAAacctggctttgtttcttaccacttttcCTGATTCATCTAACTTATTTCGGAAAATCCATTTGCCTCCTATTACATTTTTACCATCAGGGcgaggaacaagttcccaagtttcatttttttcaatttgacCAATTTCATCTTTCATAGCATTTAACTAGAATGTATCACTTAATGCATCTGAAGCATTTTTAGGTTCAAATTCTGTTACTAGACAAAAATGCTCAGCCATTTGAGCTTGCTCTACCTGTTTGGCTTTTCCACGGGTTAATATACCTGCATCTTTATTACCAATAACCAGAGTTTCCAGATGCCTTTTTGTGATTATTCTTGAAGGTGTTTTATGAGGTATTTCTACTCTAGAATCTAAAATTTCCTCTTCTTTGTTTGAATTTGTTACTACTAGTCTAGTGTCAATAGATTCAACTGAAGCTGAGACATTTCTAAGTTCTAGATCGGATTCCTCTTCAACACTTTGAACTTGAGTTTTAGAcatattcaaattttcatcaaatatcacatttACAAATTCAACCATTCTTTTTAGGCGTTTGTTGAAACACTTATAAGCTTTGCTATTTGAAGAATAACCGAGAAAGATTCCTCATCAGATTTTGACTGAAAGCTATCCAGATAATCAGAATCATTTTTAATGTAGCACTTGCATCTAAAAATTCTTAAGTGCTTAACAGATGTTGTTTTTCCATGCCAGAGTTCATACGGAGTACATGCAGTCCTTATTCTAATTTGAACCCTATTTAGTATATACACAGTTGTGTgaacagcttctttccaatatttATGAGACAGATTAGATTCATTAAGCATAGTTCTTGCCATTTCTTTtacagttctattttttctttctaccaccccattctgttgaggtgtacgAGTAGCAGAATATTGTCTTTTGataccatgtttttcacaatattcAATAAAATCttgagaagtaaattcacctcccttatctgatcttaagcattttagtTTCAAGTCAGACtctttttcaaccatttttctaaaGATTTTAAACCTCTCAAAAGCGTCTGATTTATATTTGAGAAAGGTTACCCATACCATTATGGTGTAGTCATCTACGAACAacataaagtatttttctccattcAGGGACTGAGTtttagtaggaccacataaatctgtgtgGACTAATTCTAATGGCCTTGAAGATAAAAACTCCTTAGATTTGAAGGATGATTTAGTTTGTTTGCCTTTTACACATTCACTGCAAACAAAGTTTGTAGGTCTACTAATTAGAGGTAGACCTCAAACATTTTTATGTTTGTTGATtctgatcatattatcaaaatttacatgaccgaatctcttgtgccataaccagtttTCATCTATGTGACTCATAAGACATATGTATGCACTTTGTTTTTGACTTGTGGAGTCAGACAAATTATATAAGTTACCAGGTGTCCTCAAACCATTAGCTATTATTTTCCCTGACTTTTTCTTAATAACACAACTGTAAGAGTTAAACACAACTTGATGTCCACTATCACAAATCTGACTAATGCTTAGCaagttatattttaatccttcCACATAGTAGACATCATTAATAGGCGTGTCTTTGTTTATCATAACTGTTCCTGTTCCAGTAATGTATAGACCTGTGTTATCACCAAATTTAACAAAACCCCCTGGATGATTTTCCAAAATAGAAAATTTGTTTTTGTCCCCTATCATATGATGGGAACATCCGATGTCCAAAACCCAAATGGCAGATTTAGTGGATATCAGGGTTGTTTGAACAAGCATAGATTGTTCAAGTTTTGGTCTCCACACTTTTGCAGGtctttgtagcattttgcagtAATTTGAAGTGTGGCCATATTGAAAACATGTAAAGCATCTTATGTTTCTGATAGCACCAAAAAATTGTTTATGACCAAAAGTAGGAGTTTTAGTAAATCTGCAAGTGTTTACTTTATGCCCAAACAGATTGCAAAAATGACAATAGCCATGAAAAAACCTGTTATTAGGAAACTGATTTCTATTTGCTGCTACAAAATTTTGATGTGAAGTTTCACCCTTTTCAGTAGTAACTTCAAAATGTTTTTGATTTTCAAGAGTATATACTTGTTTTTGCAACTTACTAATTTCTTGTTCTTTGTCTTCAATAAGCCTTTTCTGAGTTTCAATGACCTTGTTAGCATTAACTAGATCAAGTTGTAAAATCTTATTTGAATCGTCATAAGCAGttacaaatttcttaagtcttttaaCCTCTTGAAGAGCACAAAGAAgctcttcttcaagatctacatcttctatttcaaaatcagaatttgtttcagattttggtTTTTCAAATTCAACTTCAGTCATAAATAGTGTTTCACAACCATCACCATTTGACTCATCTGATTCATCTTCAGAGTCTTCTTTTGTCATAAGATTCTTCTTTTTAAAGTTGTTCAACCTTTTGTTAGGATTCCAGGGTTTCTTAAATGATTtttcatatttgtcttcatctttacTTAGATCTAGATATGGACATTTCGCTGCAAAATGTCCAATTTTACCACAACCAAAACATTTAAATTTTCCTTGAAACTTTTTCTTGAGTTTCCTAACCAATAAAGCTTCAAAAACATCAGATAACTCAGATTCACTATCTTCCTGTTTCTCAACTTTAAAAGTTGTTTCCTTAGAGGTAGAAAGGGTATTACCAATTCTCATTTCATAGGCAATAAGTATACTTTGAAGCTTATGCATGGTCATTTGAGAAAAATGTTTCTTTTCTTCAAGAGCAGAtattttagtttcaaattttggtAATAACGTTCTAACTACTTTGGCAACCACATcatgttcatcaatttcctcaccaAGGCCCTTTCGGGCATTTACAATTTCATCAATACGAAGAAAATAGCTTGCTACtgtttcatcattattcatcttcAAAGCATCAAACTGATTTTTTAATGTAATCAATTTAGATTCTTTAACCTTTTCATCACCTTGATAAATGGATTCAAGATTTGTCCATACCTCATTTGCTGATTTGAAGTACATTACTTTAACAAATACTTCTTTTGATAACCCACATAGTATTGCAAAGCGTGCCCTTTTATCCAGTTCATATTTGGTCTTCTCATCTGCATTAGTAGGTATAGCAAACGATACAGTATACTTGTTAGAAACTACCTCCCACATTCTGACATCAAGTGAATGAATGAATGCTTCCATTTTAACTTGCCAAAAGGTATAGTCAGTGCCATCAAATAAAGGTGCTCTAGTAAGCGAGGCTCCCTCGGCTTAAGACACCTTACTTTCAAAAGACTAGGATCAGTCCTAAGAAAAACCTATGGGATAGACCTATGAGGActcctacgctctgataccaattgttgaaagcAGATGTACTccgagagggggagggggtgaatcagagtacCAGATAAAACTCACAAAATGGTAACCTGGTTTACATTTACAAAACAGAATGGTTGTACAAAGATATGAAGCTAGGAAAGCTTGAAATAAATAGTTATCTTGCCGAAACAATTTAAGGACAACTAATATAATAAAACTGAACAGATTGAACAAGATAGAAATAACAGAGCGTAATCTAGAAATGACCACAAATACGACACATCATTTGTGCTGAGTGGAAACCCTCAAGATCCAAATAGATCTCATCATAGGGAGAAAACCACTCCAATCCTTTTATTCATATCAACCCAATACATCCAGTTTAGCAGCCCTGCTGGAAGGAGCTTCAACCCCTCAACCTTACAAAATCAGAAAGAGGTTCATGAAAATACAGTTGCACATGTCTGCAACTATATTTTGATAAACCAATTTATTACAAGACTTCTTCAGATTTTCAATATCTTCTTCGCCACAAAATTCTGAACCAATTCAACACACGTCTTCCAAACCTTCTACACATATTTATATAATATCTATGTACAggtagaagtttttttttttggttactttCTGTAACTCTTAACCAACTTAGTTATTATGAAAAATAGTTTTGGTAACCATCTATTACACACACTCCGGTTACATCTTGACCCATATTTATATTTTCAAGTGAGCAATGTGAAAAACTAATAATTAACCAACAATGAAGTCTTTTGTCATTTGTTAACAATTGAACATTCCCTCAATGCAATCATATAATTATTTGGAATCCACCCGGAACACTTAACTCAACTTACTTTCCAAGCTTACTCAACCACGGTGCACAGTTAAGTTGCCATGTAAAAGCTAAATAATAAACTCGGTTAAAAACATGTAACATCcacttgtcatcaaggacaaaacattaACAGATGAGGTCAACATAACAAGCGATATAGGAATAAGGATCTTGAACCTTGGGTAGTAAAATGTATATGCTCTGGAGTTGTTTGTCTGGAAAAGGAGATAGAATTATTGATGTAAGATGGGTAGCTTTCCATTCGAGAATGAAAGACAAAGGGCCGGCAATATTCCATTGCCAATTCCCCATGTCCTTTATTCCCAGTCAAATAAGATACTACAAAATTTCATTCTAGTTACCCATTCACACCTGTATATTCAACTTATTTTTTATTCTCTTTCTGGACTGTAACAATGGAAGAGCATCATTGGACTATCTCTTAAAATACTCTCATAAATTCTATGCACATCAAGCAAAATGTTTACATATGTATTTATAATGTCAAATTGAGAATTGAGAATTTTGATTCCTCACAATGGTACTATTATAGGTTTGTAATGAGGAGTACAATGCTGTAATCATATTTTATGATAAAAGAGTGTATACAAATTGAGTAGGACAAACAGTTGTGCAACAGAGGTAAGACAATTCAGCCTTTGCCCCTCAAGAAGCTTATCATTTATAAAATTTAGTACTTGTGAGGAAGAAAGAAAATTTCATATTTCATAGACAATTGCTTTGAAATGATGATTGGGACATCAAGCAGAGATTTTGCGGCTTCTAACAGGCCAAGGAAGCCAGGTTTGTGGGTAATTTTTCTGGTTTCTGCAGCAGCTTTGATGTGCATAGTTTTGGCCATTATAGAAGCAATTCAAGTTTTTAAGCCCAATCTCAACATTCCACCTCTGAGAAACAGAAGAATCACACATCATTTTATCAAGGAAAATGAAACAGCAGCACTGAATATCAAGAGATCTCCATCAAATAAGGACTCAGAagaaaatcatgatttcttcccagtttatcaaaatttcatgttcCCTAACCCAGCTTCATCTCTGGAGAGGAAGGCAAATGAAGCATTTATTTTGGGAGCTATGGCATCCAGAGAACTAATCCAGTTATATGATTCTGATTCATTGAGTTCTACACCATGTCCAAGTTCAATAAGTAGAGTATTTGGCAAGGATTCAGGCCTTTTTTTTGTGGGTGTTCCTTGTGGGATTGAGTTTAGGTCTGTTATAACCATGAAAGCACAACCTGTCCCAAAGGATGATAAGGATCTCAATGTTCAGTTTGTCATTGAATTCCTAAGCTCTGTAGAAGATGAAAGCGGGGAAGCCACCAGAATTTTCCACTTTAATCCCAGATTGAGAGGTGATTATAGTGGTGAACCTGTCATGGAACTCAATACTGCTTATCGAGGAAATTGGGGGGTTGCACAGCGTTGCATGCAGAACAGATCGTTTCCCTGGTCTAACAGAGGTACACAATCCAATTTATTAGAAAACCATAAAAAAATTGAGAGTTTTTCTTCACTTATTGGAAGTATGAATCTTTCATGTTGAGCCTGTAAAATCATATGGTAAGTATGAATCTTTCACATTGAGCCTGTGTCCTTTGATCAGGCTGCCtcaagaaagttttttttttttttttcttctctccaaatgattacaaatttatgtcttttcatttttgtttgaattttatcTTGACTGTGTGTGATTCATTGTTTAGTGGATGGACAGGTCCCATGTGAGGGATGGAGGGAGTTTCCATTTGTAGAGAATCGGATGTTTGAGCTCAAAATTGAAAATGGATTAGAGGGATACCATATTTTTGTTGATAGAAGGCCCGTTGCCTCCTTTCCTCATAGGCCGGTCAGATTTTCTTCCTCCTTTCATCCTCTTTGGTTGTTTTAAAATCAGATGATATGCACCCACACGTTTGAAATTATAGCATTTTTCATAGTTCTCCCAACTGGAATTCATGTTTGAATCACATTGGCTCGCTCTTTATTCCAAATATCTTTGTTAAAATTTATGAGTccaaagttagatgcaaagagtatTAAAATTGATTCTTATATATATTTAGTGTacggaaaaattgatgttgaattttTTATATGAGATTGGTTCTTAAATAATAAAATCAAAGTAAGTAATTAGAAAAAGGTTATTAAGTGGTAAGAGTTAAAGTACTAGGAGGTTGTGGAGAATCATGTTTATTTAAGTTTTCCTTTAACATTAGGGATATCTTGGTCATCAAGAATAGGCTCCCAATTAATAATCAtactctttttcattttcttcttgaacAAGAGATTAAGTGTCATGAATATGAGAAATAATCAAAACAAGGCATGGAAATTAGCTAGCATTCAACTATCTAGAAGCATCTCAATCACCAAGCTTAGAAGTGGTTGAAGATGGTCGAGATGGTTGAGACCAACAATGAGTAGATCAATTCATGACACTTCTTAGAGGGTTCAAGAAGTATGTGATAGAGTCAAGCCCATCACAAGCATTTTGACTACATCCACATTGATTTCTAGGAGGAAAGTGACTTGTGTAGAAGGTGGAGTCAATGGAATTCTAACAATCATACACAGGTTATTGCCTCAATTATCCAAAAATACTTTGAGGTATGCCACTTGAAGTGCACAACTTTGTTTGTTTGTACAACAAACCATAGCCTTAACGTAGATATAGATATGTATATTAACTAAACAACCAAAGAGTCTAGAAAGGTCTTTGTTTTTTCAAATGTTGAAAAGAATTTCCACTTTGGAAACATGCCAAATTTGGGTGAACTTATGAGGAAAATTAGCCTTTTGACTAGAAGAGTCATATGTTAAGAAAACGGCTCAAGCTTTAAAGGCTTACAGGAGTTATGATTCTAATTCTAAGCAACCTAAGGTCTAGGACAAAACTAAACAAGGTGCTTGAGATTTTTCAATTGACTAGTAATAGACAACAATGATTGACTACACCTAACTGAGTTAATCTAGTATTGATAAGAGGACCTTGATAGAGAATACAACAAGCAAAGTGGACAAGTTTTGACTCAATGATAGCTGATCAAGCAATCTGAAATTTATATTGCCAAGTATCCAAAGAAGATTATTAAAGCCAATGATAATATATCTGTGTAACCATGTGCAGGTGTGGAGAGAGATGGGTATATCCCTTGCATGATCTATGATTATGAAATGTATATCTAGATATCATTTCCAATCTTTCTACCAAGGTTTAAAGCTTCTCACTCCAATTTCATGATATGAAGAATAGAATCAATAATGGTCTAATAAAACTCAAAATCCTCATTGGAAAGATTGTATGTCTTTATCTCTAACCATGAAAGAAAACTCTTGGTAGTCCTAGAAAATATACTAGGAAGAGTCTTGATACCTGTATGCCCAAAGAAGATTGTTAAATTCATTTATGATTTAGCTTTGTAACAATGTGGTGTGGAGAGAGATGAGCATATGCCTTACATGATTTGTAATTGTGAAATGGTATATGTAGATACAATTTCCAATCTTTCCACAAAGTTTGAAACTTCTCATCCAATTTCGTGACAAATATGAAGAGGAATAGAAGAAATAATGCTTTAAAACAAACTCAAAATACTCATTAGAAAGCATGTATTTCTTAGCCTTTGGCTAAACGAGAAAAAATCTTGGTAGTCCTAAAAAA from Cryptomeria japonica chromosome 3, Sugi_1.0, whole genome shotgun sequence harbors:
- the LOC131070384 gene encoding uncharacterized protein LOC131070384, which produces MEAFIHSLDVRMWEVVSNKYTVSFAIPTNADEKTKYELDKRARFAILCGLSKEVFVKVMYFKSANEVWTNLESIYQGDEKVKESKLITLKNQFDALKMNNDETVASYFLRIDEIVNARKGLGEEIDEHDVVAKVVRTLLPKFETKISALEEKKHFSQMTMHKLQSILIAYEMRIGNTLSTSKETTFKVEKQEDSESELSDVFEALLVRKLKKKFQGKFKCFGCGKIGHFAAKCPYLDLSKDEDKYEKSFKKPWNPNKRLNNFKKKNLMTKEDSEDESDESNEDVDLEEELLCALQEVKRLKKFVTAYDDSNKILQLDLVNANKVIETQKRLIEDKEQEISKLQKQVYTLENQKHFEVTTEKGETSHQNFVAANRNQFPNNRFFHGYCHFCNLFGHKVNTCRFTKTPTFGHKQFFGAIRNIRCFTCFQYGHTSNYCKMLQRPAKVWRPKLEQSMLVQTTLISTKSAIWVLDIGCSHHMIGDKNKFSILENHPGGFVKFGDNTGLYITGTGTVMINKDTPINDVYYVEGLKYNLLSISQICDSGHQVVFNSYSCVIKKKSGKIIANGLRTPDKGGEFTSQDFIEYCEKHGIKRQYSATRTPQQNGVVERKNRTVKEMARTMLNESNLSHKYWKEAVHTTVYILNRVQIRIRTACTPYELWHGKTTSVKHLRIFRCKCYIKNDSDYLDSFQSKSDEESFSVILQIAKLISVSTNA